A single genomic interval of Armigeres subalbatus isolate Guangzhou_Male chromosome 1, GZ_Asu_2, whole genome shotgun sequence harbors:
- the LOC134206234 gene encoding protein single-minded isoform X2 — protein MSYKSLATRCAMKEKSKNAARSRREKENAEFLELAKLLPLPNTITTQLDKASIIRLTTSYLKMRQVFPEGLGEAWGSQHIPTNPRDMAIKELGSHLLQTLDGFIFVVAPDGKIMYISETASVHLGLSQVELTGNSIYEYIHNYDQDEMSSVLSLQPNMFGPSAPPPSSPPGANPAVAIITPLLPTVEATVISQGPTSDSPPQTMNCPPSISPSLSIPPTSIPPHLGPPPQVPPGHSPSAAQVPPNIPPTTPTHIHAAPPQQPQQHYPPHHHHHHHHSHHHHHHHHHHHPFNQQSQTIEIERTFFLRMKCVLAKRNAGLTTSGYKVIHCSGYLKARIYPGDSTYGDGHSCIQNLGLVAVGHSLPPSAITEIKLHQNMFMFRASMDLKLIFLDAKVAQLTGYEPQDLIEKTLYQYIHASDILHMRYSHQILMYKGQVTTKYYRFLTKGGGWTWVQSYATVVHNTRSSRPHCIVSVNYVLSKQEAHDLLLNEIQGPMIPKPEIKTPLATPASVATPISPPHHVPMQLHQSTQQSPSQHHQQQQAPILQPHNPLLVKEMNNYLQLHQFDDDNSLNQMNPLHPTQHGNHPSSQEFEHQYNGQASFMMDSNQSMSQGTPSEYLDSYYDPAFYQSFDPQTDGGSNVLRPFSASSNSCSSSDGEAHLNATYIPNTALIQHQPASYDEINQHFGLNCFNNNSSNGGTVSANGHLNGGLSSHNLHHPHSANNNNGSNSNGAASNSSHNNNNNNNNGHHDNGFLDEFKVSQQHHHSQQQQHHSQHHQQHVVPQQHHHPHQQQHHHHSHNGGGGGSGPQYTSVIVEPQNYHLPVTQNEFVH, from the exons gcctgggggaagcCTGGGGCTCGCAGCACATACCGACCAATCCCCGTGACATGGCCATCAAAGAGCTGGGCTCTCATCTGCTTCAGACGCTGGATGGTTTCATCTTCGTGGTGGCCCCCGACGGCAAGATAATGTACATCTCCGAGACGGCGTCGGTTCACTTGGGCCTCAGCCAGGTGGAGCTCACGGGCAACTCCATCTACGAGTACATCCACAACTACGACCAGGACGAGATGTCTTCGGTGCTGTCGTTGCAACCGAACATGTTTGGACCGTCGGCACCTCCACCGTCATCTCCACCAGGTGCCAACCCAGCCGTGGCCATTATAACTCCCTTGCTGCCGACCGTGGAAGCCACCGTCATCAGTCAAGGGCCAACATCAGACTCACCACCCCAGACCATGAACTGCCCACCCTCGATATCGCCCAGCCTTAGCATACCACCCACTTCCATACCACCGCACCTTGGGCCACCTCCACAGGTTCCGCCCGGGCATTCACCCTCGGCCGCTCAAGTTCCCCCCAACATCCCACCCACCACACCAACGCACATTCACGCAGCACCGCCACAGCAACCGCAGCAGCACTATCCACCTCAccaccatcaccatcatcaccattcccatcatcatcaccatcaccaccaccatcatcatcccTTCAACCAGCAGTCGCAAACAATCGAGATCGAGCGGACGTTCTTCCTACGGATGAAGTGCGTGCTGGCGAAGCGGAACGCCGGTCTCACCACTTCCGGGTACAAG GTCATCCACTGTTCCGGGTACCTGAAGGCCCGCATCTATCCCGGTGATTCGACGTACGGCGATGGGCACAGCTGCATCCAGAATCTTGGCCTGGTGGCGGTTGGCCACTCGCTGCCCCCGTCCGCCATCACCGAAATCAAGCTGCACCAGAACATGTTTATGTTTCGCGCCAGCATGGACCTGAAACTGATCTTCCTCGACGCCAA AGTGGCCCAGCTGACTGGATACGAGCCGCAGGATCTGATTGAGAAAACACTGTACCAGTATATTCATGCGTCCGATATCCTGCACATGCGATATTCCCACCAAATAC TGATGTACAAAGGACAAGTGACGACGAAGTACTATCGATTTCTAACGAAAGGCGGCGGGTGGACGTGGGTGCAGTCGTATGCCACCGTAGTGCACAACACGAGATCGTCTCGGCCACATTGCATCGTCAGCGTGAACTACGTACTAAG CAAACAAGAAGCACATGACCTGCTTCTGAATGAAATTCAAGGACCAATGATTCCCAAGCCAGAAATAAAAACCCCATTGGCCACCCCAGCGAGCGTCGCCACTCCCATCTCACCGCCCCATCACGTCCCGATGCAGTTGCATCAGTCTACGCAACAGTCACCCTCCCAGCACCACCAACAGCAGCAAGCGCCTATCCTGCAGCCCCACAACCCTCTGCTGGTGAAGGAAATGAACAATTATCTCCAACTGCATCAATTCGATGATGATAACAGCCTCAACCAAATGAACCCGCTACACCCGACTCAGCACGGAAACCACCCGTCCAGTCAAGAGTTTGAACATCAATACAATGGCCAGGCCAGCTTTATGATGGACTCCAACCAATCCATGTCCCAGGGAACGCCCAGCGAGTATCTTGATTCGTACTACGATCCCGCCTTCTATCAATCATTCGACCCCCAAACGGACGGCGGTTCCAATGTGCTTCGACCCTTCTCGGCCAGCTCCAACAGCTGCAGCAGTTCCGATGGGGAGGCACATCTCAATGCAACCTACATCCCCAACACGGCGCTAATCCAGCATCAGCCGGCATCGTACGACGAAATCAACCAACATTTCGGTCTCAACTGCTTCAACAACAATAGCAGCAATGGCGGCACTGTCTCTGCCAATGGCCATTTGAATGGCGGCCTCAGCAGTCACAATCTGCATCACCCACACAGTGCCAACAACAACAATGGAAGCAACAGTAACGGCGCGGCCAGCAACAGTAGtcataataacaataataataacaacaatGGTCATCACGACAATGGCTTCCTGGATGAGTTCAAAGTAAGCCAACAGCATCACCActcccagcagcagcagcaccactCGCAGCATCACCAGCAGCATGTCGTCCCTCAACAGCACCACCATCCCCATCAGCAGCAGCACCACCACCACAGTCATAACGGTGGCGGGGGTGGGAGCGGTCCACAGTACACCAGCGTGATTGTGGAACCGCAAAACTATCATCTGCCTGTCACGCAAAACGAATTTGTGCATTAG
- the LOC134207160 gene encoding uncharacterized protein LOC134207160 — MIRSLGLQLQAFDYAAHTDDVGIEWRKWLRSFETMIRASRIEDEDWKKDLLLHHAGPSVQQLFDTLPEPAGIEMRGPLLNIEHYTPNMSSYEEAKVRLNEFFLPKENSTYERHLLRQMKQKSGENIDAFMIRLRVQAERCGFEDRMEENIKDQIIQNCESAALRRDLLKRGDASLEEVLSVAKIFETVAQQEKSFAPARPLLRFLSQQ; from the coding sequence ATGATTCGATCGCTAGGACTGCAACTGCAGGCATTCGACTATGCCGCCCACACAGATGATGTTGGTATCGAGTGGCGCAAGTGGCTACGGTCATTCGAAACCATGATTCGAGCCAGCCGCATTGAAGACGAAGATTGGAAAAAAGATTTGCTGCTTCATCATGCTGGTCCAAGTGTTCAACAACTCTTTGACACTCTGCCGGAGCCAGCCGGAATTGAAATGCGTGGACCCTTGCTGAACATCGAGCATTACACCCCAAACATGTCCAGCTATGAGGAAGCCAAAGTACGGCTGAATGAATTCTTTCTACCAAAAGAAAACTCTACTTACGAGCGCCACTTACTACGGCAAATGAAGCAGAAGTCCGGTGAAAATATCGATGCGTTCATGATCAGATTGCGAGTACAGGCAGAACGATGCGGGTTTGAAGACCGGATGGAGGAGAACATTAAGgatcaaattattcaaaactgTGAATCAGCAGCTTTACGAAGGGATTTATTGAAAAGAGGTGATGCAAGCCTGGAGGAGGTGCTAAGTGTGGCAAAGATTTTTGAGACGGTCGCCCAACAAGAGAAATCATTTGCCCCGGCTCGGCCGTTGCTGAGATTCCTAAGCCAGCAGTAA
- the LOC134206234 gene encoding protein single-minded isoform X3 codes for MKEKSKNAARSRREKENAEFLELAKLLPLPNTITTQLDKASIIRLTTSYLKMRQVFPEGLGEAWGSQHIPTNPRDMAIKELGSHLLQTLDGFIFVVAPDGKIMYISETASVHLGLSQVELTGNSIYEYIHNYDQDEMSSVLSLQPNMFGPSAPPPSSPPGANPAVAIITPLLPTVEATVISQGPTSDSPPQTMNCPPSISPSLSIPPTSIPPHLGPPPQVPPGHSPSAAQVPPNIPPTTPTHIHAAPPQQPQQHYPPHHHHHHHHSHHHHHHHHHHHPFNQQSQTIEIERTFFLRMKCVLAKRNAGLTTSGYKVIHCSGYLKARIYPGDSTYGDGHSCIQNLGLVAVGHSLPPSAITEIKLHQNMFMFRASMDLKLIFLDAKVAQLTGYEPQDLIEKTLYQYIHASDILHMRYSHQILMYKGQVTTKYYRFLTKGGGWTWVQSYATVVHNTRSSRPHCIVSVNYVLSKQEAHDLLLNEIQGPMIPKPEIKTPLATPASVATPISPPHHVPMQLHQSTQQSPSQHHQQQQAPILQPHNPLLVKEMNNYLQLHQFDDDNSLNQMNPLHPTQHGNHPSSQEFEHQYNGQASFMMDSNQSMSQGTPSEYLDSYYDPAFYQSFDPQTDGGSNVLRPFSASSNSCSSSDGEAHLNATYIPNTALIQHQPASYDEINQHFGLNCFNNNSSNGGTVSANGHLNGGLSSHNLHHPHSANNNNGSNSNGAASNSSHNNNNNNNNGHHDNGFLDEFKVSQQHHHSQQQQHHSQHHQQHVVPQQHHHPHQQQHHHHSHNGGGGGSGPQYTSVIVEPQNYHLPVTQNEFVH; via the exons gcctgggggaagcCTGGGGCTCGCAGCACATACCGACCAATCCCCGTGACATGGCCATCAAAGAGCTGGGCTCTCATCTGCTTCAGACGCTGGATGGTTTCATCTTCGTGGTGGCCCCCGACGGCAAGATAATGTACATCTCCGAGACGGCGTCGGTTCACTTGGGCCTCAGCCAGGTGGAGCTCACGGGCAACTCCATCTACGAGTACATCCACAACTACGACCAGGACGAGATGTCTTCGGTGCTGTCGTTGCAACCGAACATGTTTGGACCGTCGGCACCTCCACCGTCATCTCCACCAGGTGCCAACCCAGCCGTGGCCATTATAACTCCCTTGCTGCCGACCGTGGAAGCCACCGTCATCAGTCAAGGGCCAACATCAGACTCACCACCCCAGACCATGAACTGCCCACCCTCGATATCGCCCAGCCTTAGCATACCACCCACTTCCATACCACCGCACCTTGGGCCACCTCCACAGGTTCCGCCCGGGCATTCACCCTCGGCCGCTCAAGTTCCCCCCAACATCCCACCCACCACACCAACGCACATTCACGCAGCACCGCCACAGCAACCGCAGCAGCACTATCCACCTCAccaccatcaccatcatcaccattcccatcatcatcaccatcaccaccaccatcatcatcccTTCAACCAGCAGTCGCAAACAATCGAGATCGAGCGGACGTTCTTCCTACGGATGAAGTGCGTGCTGGCGAAGCGGAACGCCGGTCTCACCACTTCCGGGTACAAG GTCATCCACTGTTCCGGGTACCTGAAGGCCCGCATCTATCCCGGTGATTCGACGTACGGCGATGGGCACAGCTGCATCCAGAATCTTGGCCTGGTGGCGGTTGGCCACTCGCTGCCCCCGTCCGCCATCACCGAAATCAAGCTGCACCAGAACATGTTTATGTTTCGCGCCAGCATGGACCTGAAACTGATCTTCCTCGACGCCAA AGTGGCCCAGCTGACTGGATACGAGCCGCAGGATCTGATTGAGAAAACACTGTACCAGTATATTCATGCGTCCGATATCCTGCACATGCGATATTCCCACCAAATAC TGATGTACAAAGGACAAGTGACGACGAAGTACTATCGATTTCTAACGAAAGGCGGCGGGTGGACGTGGGTGCAGTCGTATGCCACCGTAGTGCACAACACGAGATCGTCTCGGCCACATTGCATCGTCAGCGTGAACTACGTACTAAG CAAACAAGAAGCACATGACCTGCTTCTGAATGAAATTCAAGGACCAATGATTCCCAAGCCAGAAATAAAAACCCCATTGGCCACCCCAGCGAGCGTCGCCACTCCCATCTCACCGCCCCATCACGTCCCGATGCAGTTGCATCAGTCTACGCAACAGTCACCCTCCCAGCACCACCAACAGCAGCAAGCGCCTATCCTGCAGCCCCACAACCCTCTGCTGGTGAAGGAAATGAACAATTATCTCCAACTGCATCAATTCGATGATGATAACAGCCTCAACCAAATGAACCCGCTACACCCGACTCAGCACGGAAACCACCCGTCCAGTCAAGAGTTTGAACATCAATACAATGGCCAGGCCAGCTTTATGATGGACTCCAACCAATCCATGTCCCAGGGAACGCCCAGCGAGTATCTTGATTCGTACTACGATCCCGCCTTCTATCAATCATTCGACCCCCAAACGGACGGCGGTTCCAATGTGCTTCGACCCTTCTCGGCCAGCTCCAACAGCTGCAGCAGTTCCGATGGGGAGGCACATCTCAATGCAACCTACATCCCCAACACGGCGCTAATCCAGCATCAGCCGGCATCGTACGACGAAATCAACCAACATTTCGGTCTCAACTGCTTCAACAACAATAGCAGCAATGGCGGCACTGTCTCTGCCAATGGCCATTTGAATGGCGGCCTCAGCAGTCACAATCTGCATCACCCACACAGTGCCAACAACAACAATGGAAGCAACAGTAACGGCGCGGCCAGCAACAGTAGtcataataacaataataataacaacaatGGTCATCACGACAATGGCTTCCTGGATGAGTTCAAAGTAAGCCAACAGCATCACCActcccagcagcagcagcaccactCGCAGCATCACCAGCAGCATGTCGTCCCTCAACAGCACCACCATCCCCATCAGCAGCAGCACCACCACCACAGTCATAACGGTGGCGGGGGTGGGAGCGGTCCACAGTACACCAGCGTGATTGTGGAACCGCAAAACTATCATCTGCCTGTCACGCAAAACGAATTTGTGCATTAG
- the LOC134206234 gene encoding protein single-minded isoform X1, with product MKVIRKALKDCHMNVMGLATRCAMKEKSKNAARSRREKENAEFLELAKLLPLPNTITTQLDKASIIRLTTSYLKMRQVFPEGLGEAWGSQHIPTNPRDMAIKELGSHLLQTLDGFIFVVAPDGKIMYISETASVHLGLSQVELTGNSIYEYIHNYDQDEMSSVLSLQPNMFGPSAPPPSSPPGANPAVAIITPLLPTVEATVISQGPTSDSPPQTMNCPPSISPSLSIPPTSIPPHLGPPPQVPPGHSPSAAQVPPNIPPTTPTHIHAAPPQQPQQHYPPHHHHHHHHSHHHHHHHHHHHPFNQQSQTIEIERTFFLRMKCVLAKRNAGLTTSGYKVIHCSGYLKARIYPGDSTYGDGHSCIQNLGLVAVGHSLPPSAITEIKLHQNMFMFRASMDLKLIFLDAKVAQLTGYEPQDLIEKTLYQYIHASDILHMRYSHQILMYKGQVTTKYYRFLTKGGGWTWVQSYATVVHNTRSSRPHCIVSVNYVLSKQEAHDLLLNEIQGPMIPKPEIKTPLATPASVATPISPPHHVPMQLHQSTQQSPSQHHQQQQAPILQPHNPLLVKEMNNYLQLHQFDDDNSLNQMNPLHPTQHGNHPSSQEFEHQYNGQASFMMDSNQSMSQGTPSEYLDSYYDPAFYQSFDPQTDGGSNVLRPFSASSNSCSSSDGEAHLNATYIPNTALIQHQPASYDEINQHFGLNCFNNNSSNGGTVSANGHLNGGLSSHNLHHPHSANNNNGSNSNGAASNSSHNNNNNNNNGHHDNGFLDEFKVSQQHHHSQQQQHHSQHHQQHVVPQQHHHPHQQQHHHHSHNGGGGGSGPQYTSVIVEPQNYHLPVTQNEFVH from the exons gcctgggggaagcCTGGGGCTCGCAGCACATACCGACCAATCCCCGTGACATGGCCATCAAAGAGCTGGGCTCTCATCTGCTTCAGACGCTGGATGGTTTCATCTTCGTGGTGGCCCCCGACGGCAAGATAATGTACATCTCCGAGACGGCGTCGGTTCACTTGGGCCTCAGCCAGGTGGAGCTCACGGGCAACTCCATCTACGAGTACATCCACAACTACGACCAGGACGAGATGTCTTCGGTGCTGTCGTTGCAACCGAACATGTTTGGACCGTCGGCACCTCCACCGTCATCTCCACCAGGTGCCAACCCAGCCGTGGCCATTATAACTCCCTTGCTGCCGACCGTGGAAGCCACCGTCATCAGTCAAGGGCCAACATCAGACTCACCACCCCAGACCATGAACTGCCCACCCTCGATATCGCCCAGCCTTAGCATACCACCCACTTCCATACCACCGCACCTTGGGCCACCTCCACAGGTTCCGCCCGGGCATTCACCCTCGGCCGCTCAAGTTCCCCCCAACATCCCACCCACCACACCAACGCACATTCACGCAGCACCGCCACAGCAACCGCAGCAGCACTATCCACCTCAccaccatcaccatcatcaccattcccatcatcatcaccatcaccaccaccatcatcatcccTTCAACCAGCAGTCGCAAACAATCGAGATCGAGCGGACGTTCTTCCTACGGATGAAGTGCGTGCTGGCGAAGCGGAACGCCGGTCTCACCACTTCCGGGTACAAG GTCATCCACTGTTCCGGGTACCTGAAGGCCCGCATCTATCCCGGTGATTCGACGTACGGCGATGGGCACAGCTGCATCCAGAATCTTGGCCTGGTGGCGGTTGGCCACTCGCTGCCCCCGTCCGCCATCACCGAAATCAAGCTGCACCAGAACATGTTTATGTTTCGCGCCAGCATGGACCTGAAACTGATCTTCCTCGACGCCAA AGTGGCCCAGCTGACTGGATACGAGCCGCAGGATCTGATTGAGAAAACACTGTACCAGTATATTCATGCGTCCGATATCCTGCACATGCGATATTCCCACCAAATAC TGATGTACAAAGGACAAGTGACGACGAAGTACTATCGATTTCTAACGAAAGGCGGCGGGTGGACGTGGGTGCAGTCGTATGCCACCGTAGTGCACAACACGAGATCGTCTCGGCCACATTGCATCGTCAGCGTGAACTACGTACTAAG CAAACAAGAAGCACATGACCTGCTTCTGAATGAAATTCAAGGACCAATGATTCCCAAGCCAGAAATAAAAACCCCATTGGCCACCCCAGCGAGCGTCGCCACTCCCATCTCACCGCCCCATCACGTCCCGATGCAGTTGCATCAGTCTACGCAACAGTCACCCTCCCAGCACCACCAACAGCAGCAAGCGCCTATCCTGCAGCCCCACAACCCTCTGCTGGTGAAGGAAATGAACAATTATCTCCAACTGCATCAATTCGATGATGATAACAGCCTCAACCAAATGAACCCGCTACACCCGACTCAGCACGGAAACCACCCGTCCAGTCAAGAGTTTGAACATCAATACAATGGCCAGGCCAGCTTTATGATGGACTCCAACCAATCCATGTCCCAGGGAACGCCCAGCGAGTATCTTGATTCGTACTACGATCCCGCCTTCTATCAATCATTCGACCCCCAAACGGACGGCGGTTCCAATGTGCTTCGACCCTTCTCGGCCAGCTCCAACAGCTGCAGCAGTTCCGATGGGGAGGCACATCTCAATGCAACCTACATCCCCAACACGGCGCTAATCCAGCATCAGCCGGCATCGTACGACGAAATCAACCAACATTTCGGTCTCAACTGCTTCAACAACAATAGCAGCAATGGCGGCACTGTCTCTGCCAATGGCCATTTGAATGGCGGCCTCAGCAGTCACAATCTGCATCACCCACACAGTGCCAACAACAACAATGGAAGCAACAGTAACGGCGCGGCCAGCAACAGTAGtcataataacaataataataacaacaatGGTCATCACGACAATGGCTTCCTGGATGAGTTCAAAGTAAGCCAACAGCATCACCActcccagcagcagcagcaccactCGCAGCATCACCAGCAGCATGTCGTCCCTCAACAGCACCACCATCCCCATCAGCAGCAGCACCACCACCACAGTCATAACGGTGGCGGGGGTGGGAGCGGTCCACAGTACACCAGCGTGATTGTGGAACCGCAAAACTATCATCTGCCTGTCACGCAAAACGAATTTGTGCATTAG